Proteins encoded together in one Penicillium digitatum chromosome 1, complete sequence window:
- a CDS encoding Integral membrane protein Pth11-like, putative encodes MSSTEYPSTPTWTPGDFKHPNQDLRRSMIIALVFAYTLSTLAVALRILARKVTGSKLFIDDYLIMAALFFKYACSSGVVVLLFNGMGSHITMIPAKNRRVYFQVGFANPFIYTACIALIKFSILALYKRLFAVRHMTIAVNVMFGFVSLWVVGVYVSGALLCIPTKKFWDQSVEGACLDPAKFYYGIQIPNILSDVILLIMPMKVVWILPISKSQKALLSGIFLVGGLTLVFSCFRLSAMIRLVDLGPDITYNQVPVIVWTCIEAAVGITAACLPNLRPLFKLGRHNFWSQVRSANNISERTLIGSSNTGDAIASNHTKSNSFAVRPTTEVPPYEEFKDEEAVGRV; translated from the exons ATGTCTTCCACAGAATACCCCTCCACTCCCACGTGGACACCGGGAGACTTCAAGCACCCAAACCAGGACCTGCGTCGGTCGATGATTATTGCGCTGGTCTTTGCTTACACTTTGTCGACTCTCGCCGTTGCTTTGAGGATCCTGGCGAGGAAGGTGACCGGGAGCAAGCTTTTCATCGATGACTATTTGATTATGGCTGCTCTGTTCTTCAAATATGCATGCTCCAGTGGAGTTGTTGTTC TTCTGTTCAACGGAATGGGGTCCCACATCACCATGATCCCAGCCAAGAATCGTCGGGTCTACTTTCAA GTCGGATTCGCCAACCCCTTTATCTACACCGCCTGCATCGCCCTGATTAAATTCTCTATTCTGGCGCTGTACAAGCGACTCTTTGCAGTCCGACACATGACAATTGCCGTGAACGTCATGTTTGGGTTTGTCAGTCTCTGGGTTGTGGGCGTTTACGTTTCTGGTGCTCTTCTCTGTATTCCTACCAAGAAGTTCTGGGACCAGTCCGTTGAAGGAGCCTGTCTTGACCCAGCCAAATTCTACTATGGCATACAAATACCCAACATCCTCTCCGATGTCATCCTCTTGATCATGCCCATGAAAGTAGTGTGGATTTTGCCGATTTCAAAGTCGCAGAAAGCTCTTCTTTCTGGAATCTTCCTCGTCGGCGGGTT AACTTTGGTCTTCAGTTGTTTCCGCCTCAGTGCCATGATTCGACTCGTTGATCTAGGCCCTGATATTACCT ACAACCAAGTGCCCGTCATCGTGTGGACATGTATCGAAGCAGCAGTTGGAATCACAGCTGCTTGTCTCCCTAATCTCCGCCCTCTTTTCAAGTTGGGTCGTCACAATTTCTGGTCTCAAGTTCGTTCCGCCAACAACATATCCGAAAGGACTCTTATTGGCTCGAGCAATACGGGAGATGCTATCGCTTCCAATCATACGAAAAGCAATTCTTTTGCCGTTCGGCCAACTACTGAGGTGCCTCCGTATGAGGAATTCAAGGACGAGGAGGCAGTGGGGAGAGTTTAG